In Candidatus Nitronauta litoralis, one DNA window encodes the following:
- a CDS encoding ImmA/IrrE family metallo-endopeptidase, translating into MPKINHIILSWARETAELSLEEAANKLGIRDGKKMRAQEKLLAYEDGTAEPSRSMLLKFSKIYRRPLLTFYLNNPPSIGDRGEDFRSLPDDFESEENVYVDVLIRDIKASQSVIRETLIDEDENIRLDFVGKNTTEQGIQRVTNDLQVVLNLDMGEFRAQSNHGNAFKLLRHAAEKIGVIVLLKGNLGSHHTNISVKAFRGFALSDDIAPFVVINDRDAESAWAFTLLHELTHILLGQTGVSGAFAKKQIEKFCNEVASEFLLPKDVFKNFQVSASNFEGLEEQISQYAFSQKISSTHISYRLFRRGDIDKKTWEQLRDSYHKKWVSQRDKKKAKNREQKGGPDYYVVRRHKLGALVGLVQRLNYSGALSTTKAGFLLDVRPLKVHRLFEASNNLT; encoded by the coding sequence ATGCCAAAAATCAACCACATAATATTATCTTGGGCACGCGAAACAGCCGAACTTTCTCTTGAAGAAGCCGCAAATAAACTAGGCATTAGAGATGGGAAGAAAATGAGAGCCCAGGAAAAGCTTCTTGCTTATGAGGATGGAACTGCGGAGCCATCAAGGAGCATGTTGCTTAAATTTTCAAAAATATATCGCCGACCTCTTTTAACTTTTTATCTCAACAATCCACCTAGTATTGGTGACCGTGGTGAAGACTTTCGAAGTTTGCCGGATGATTTTGAGAGTGAAGAAAATGTTTATGTGGATGTTCTCATACGCGACATCAAAGCCAGCCAAAGCGTAATACGAGAAACATTAATAGATGAAGACGAAAATATTAGATTGGATTTTGTTGGCAAAAATACAACTGAACAGGGAATACAGCGAGTTACTAATGATCTTCAAGTAGTTTTAAATCTTGATATGGGTGAGTTTCGAGCGCAATCCAATCATGGTAATGCATTTAAACTTTTACGTCATGCGGCAGAAAAAATTGGTGTAATTGTTTTGCTTAAGGGAAATCTGGGTTCTCACCATACCAATATCAGTGTTAAAGCGTTCCGGGGATTTGCGCTTTCTGATGATATAGCACCTTTTGTCGTTATTAATGATAGAGACGCAGAATCCGCTTGGGCTTTCACGCTCCTTCATGAGCTAACCCATATTCTCCTTGGGCAAACAGGGGTTAGTGGTGCATTTGCAAAAAAACAAATAGAAAAATTCTGTAATGAGGTGGCTAGTGAATTTTTGTTACCAAAAGATGTATTCAAGAATTTTCAAGTATCTGCTTCAAATTTTGAAGGGCTTGAGGAGCAAATCAGCCAATACGCGTTTTCTCAAAAAATTAGTAGCACTCATATTTCTTACCGTCTTTTTAGAAGAGGGGATATAGATAAAAAAACATGGGAGCAGTTGCGGGACTCTTATCATAAAAAATGGGTGAGCCAACGTGATAAGAAGAAGGCTAAAAATCGAGAGCAAAAAGGTGGGCCCGACTACTACGTAGTACGAAGGCATAAGCTGGGTGCACTCGTTGGTTTAGTTCAACGGTTGAATTATTCTGGTGCTTTAAGCACTACAAAAGCAGGATTTTTATTAGATGTGAGACCGCTCAAGGTCCATCGCCTCTTTGAAGCAAGTAATAATTTAACCTAA